Proteins co-encoded in one Lasioglossum baleicum chromosome 3, iyLasBale1, whole genome shotgun sequence genomic window:
- the LOC143207491 gene encoding mitochondrial disaggregase yields the protein MSRLCNLWVYLRLKPLKNSDSLLSNLNLKKNSGLENVCYQRSIGYAQICWRLEKHFYPLYKLLDIIITSHYKSILTTTKLAFNKYDNSCRKKCNNNLRYLLSGIGLTIVLCEAQNPQREKRFFRAAQYGHVLDLERSLKEGVDINLRHSLGWTALHVAAINEKLEIIEVLLKKGADVNAGDEFINVYKTAIEKRLNSLDVLTIRETEFSDVLNNRATFKGFTPLHYAVLADSKSCVKALLDGGADPTIENESGHRAVEYAKDGELKEMLRKYSIKYDEILKEKEIEERRRFPLEQRLKQHIVGQEGAISVVASTIRRKENGWIDEEHPLVFLFLGSSGIGKTELAKQLAGYIHKNKQDGFIRLDMSEYQQKHEVAKLIGAPPGYVGHDDGGQLTKLLKKRPNAVVLFDEVDKAHPDVLTVLLQLFDEGRLTDGKGKTIQCKDAIFIMTSNLASEVIAEHAIQLREEAQRVLNLRLDKNSDEDQAPEHIEISRKFKDEVVRPILKIHFRRDEFLGRINEIVYFLPFSRSELIKLVGKELEAWAVRAKERHMIDLKWDREVLSILADGYDTHYGARSIKYEVERRVVNQLAAAHERGQLGKGCCVLLKPKWHENGATITLSVRPKGLKDFVDIADADNFKKNVNSSF from the exons ATGTCacgtttatgcaatttgtgGGTTTATTTACGCTTGAAACCCTTGAAAAATTCGGATTCGTTGTTAAGCAATCTAAATCTTAAGAAAAACAGTGGACTCGAAAATGTTTGTTACCAAAGAAGTATAGGTTATGCACAAATATGTTGGAGATTGGAGAAACATTTTTATCCGCTGTACAAGTTACTAGATATAATTATAACGAGCCATTATAAGTCTATATTAACAACAACGAAATTAGCGTTCAATAAGTATGACAATAGCTGCAGGAAGAAATGCAACAATAacttaagatatttattaagtGGCATTGGATTGACTATAGTCCTCTGCGAGGCACAGAATCCACAGCGAG AGAAACGATTCTTTCGGGCTGCACAGTATGGCCATGTTCTTGATCTAGAAAGG AGTCTAAAAGAAGGTGTTGACATAAATCTACGCCATTCGTTGGGCTGGACAGCATTACATGTTGCTgctattaatgaaaaattagaaattatagAGGTTCTATTAAAGAAGGGAGCGGATGTTAATGCTGGAGACGAATTCATTAATGTTTATAAAACAGCCATCGAGAAGAGATTAAACTCATTGGATG TACTGACAATAAGGGAAACAGAGTTCTCAGATGTTTTGAATAATAGGGCTACTTTTAAAGGTTTCACACCTCTACACTATGCTGTATTAGCAGATTCAAAAAGTTGTGTAAAAGCATTATTGGATGGAGGAGCTGATCCAACAATAGAAAATGAATCTGGCCATCGTGCTGTAGAATACGCTAAAGATGGAGAGCTTAAAGAGATGCTCAGAAAGTATTCTATCAAATATGACGAAATACTGAAGGAGAAA GAAATAGAAGAACGTCGTAGATTTCCGTTAGAACAACGCCTGAAGCAACATATTGTTGGTCAAGAGGGAGCAATATCAGTTGTGGCATCTA CTATCAGGAGAAAAGAAAATGGCTGGATAGACGAAGAACATCCGTTGGTATTCTTATTCTTGGGTTCATCGGGTATTGGAAAAACTGAATTGGCAAAGCAGCTGGCTGGATACATTCACAAAAATAAACAAGATGGATTTATCCGATTAGATATGTCCGAGTATCAGCAAAAACACGAAGTGGCTAAGTTAATTGGTGCACCACCTgg ATACGTGGGTCACGATGATGGTGGGCAGCTAACAAAACTTTTGAAAAAGCGTCCAAATGCTGTTGTACTCTTTGACGAGGTCGATAAAGCTCATCCCGACGTGTTGACTGTCCTGTTACAGCTTTTCGATGAA GGAAGACTAACAGACGGTAAAGGGAAAACAATTCAATGTAAAGACGCGATATTTATAATGACATCAAATTTAGCGAGCGAAGTAATTGCCGAGCACGCAATACAATTAAGAGAAGAAGCACAACGAGTTTTAAACCTAAGGTTAGATAAGAATTCCGACGAAGATCAGGCGCCGGAGCATATTGAAATATCCCGTAAATTTAAGGACGAAGTG GTTCGACCAATACTGAAAATTCATTTCCGAAGGGATGAATTTCTGGGAAGGATAAACGAGATTGTTTATTTCCTGCCTTTCTCTCGATCAGAACTTATCAAACTAGTTGGTAAAGAATTGGAAGCATGGGCGGTGCGAGCAAAGGAAAGGCACATGATCGATTTGAAGTGGGACAGGGAGGTCCTCTCGATTTTAGCAGATGGATACGACACGCATTACGGTGCACGTTCCATTAAATATGAAGTCGAGAGACGTGTTGTTAATCAGCTAGCCGCTGCTCACGAACGTGGCCAATTGG GAAAAGGATGCTGCGTGTTGCTGAAACCCAAGTGGCACGAAAACGGCGCGACCATAACCCTATCTGTGCGACCGAAAGGTTTGAAGGACTTCGTCGACATTGCTGACGCAGACAACttcaagaaaaatgtaaattcgtCTTTCTAA